In Methanocella paludicola SANAE, the sequence TCGTTATCGTTGCCTCGTCCATTAAAGGATTGATAGTTACATTTACGCCAGATTCTAGCCTTATTGTAAAGTTTTTATCACCCGTGTTCTCTCCGTCGTCTTTCAGGTGAACAACGCAATTAGCCGAAGTCCCACCGGCAGGAATAGTAATTACCTCATTAATAGGAGTATAATCCGTAATAGCGTGTCCAGTACCATCAACCGATGTCACATTAACGCTTATTGGGTACCCGTAGGCGTGGCTCATTTTCATGTTAATCGTTACATTATCGCCCTCTTTCGCCTTGTACGTAGTATTGGTTATTCCAACGGTGAAATACGGGTCTACCAATTCGTTAACGCGATAGAATTTTAAGCCGATGTTATCCGCATATTCCACTAATGCGGTGAGATTGCTAACGCTGGTCTTATAGGGGCCGGGTATGTCGGATATATCGTGGATTAATAGCATGAGCACGACATGGTTTTCTTTAGCCCAGTCCATTAAAGGGTATATGGTGCTATAATCGGCCAGGTTGTCCACATCGTATACGTAATGTAATCGCCGGTTATCCCAGGTGTAATAAATCGGGTATGAGCCGCCTAGTAACGTATCGGATGTTCTTATGCTGGTGAATTGATCTTTTAATAGCAATGCATCGGTTTGAGCATTATTATAACCGCCCGGGTAAGCGAAATCCATTGGGGTAGGTATGCCAATAGCGTATATACTCGCCATTGCCGGGCTTATATCATAATTTAAATACGCCTGCTCGCCGTACGATGTAACATAATCCACCGCATTAGTATGATGTGCGCTATGTGAGCCTATCTCATGCCCTGCTGTATATAATTCTAATAGCATTGTTTTTTGTTGCTCAGTCACTAATTGAGGCCTGCTCAAATAGAATGTTGCATTAGCATTATGGGCGGCGAATAATGGCGCAACTATTGTGTACCAGTCTTCCACGTAGGCATCATCGAAGGTAAATGCTACCCCGCCTTCTTCAGTATGTCCGGGCGCTAGATTATACTGTGATTTCGTGGCATTATAATCGGCCAGTATTGCTTCAGGCGTGTATGCCGTATCATCTATTAGCACAGAACCCATATAGCCCACATATTGATATGAGCCGGGCGAATATGTGCCTATAGTCAAGTTGCTGAAATATGGCGTATACCCATTAGTCGTAATATTTTTAAAACGCACACCATTTATGTACATAATAAATTCTTTCGTGGACGCATTATACGTTATCGCCACATCAAACCACATATTAGACGGTAGATCAGTTTTTAAATAAACCCCTTCCTTATCAGCGTTACCCATTACCGCGTAGACTTGGCTTGAATAGGTGAATATTCCAAATCCTTTTTCCCCGCCGTAGCTGCCACCGTCATACCAGCTTCCGGCAACCATTTGTTTATATCCGAGTGAAAGGTTGCTATCGTTCATCCATACCCTTAACGTGAAACTATTGCTGGTAGTGACCATATTACTATCAATATAAGTAGAACCATTGAAATAACGCTGTGCTCCACCGGTGGGATATGGAATAGTTGATACTGTAGTGCCGTGGTTCGTGCCGTTGTGAATATTGTAACTATCGACGATAGTATTTCCAGAATCATTTACGAACATGTAATATAATTTTTCGTGGGCTATATCAGGTGTAGGTGTAACGGTTGGCGTTGGTGTAGGAGTAGGTGTAGGTGTAGGTGTTGTTGTAGGCGTTGGCGTAGGTGTAGGTGTTGTTGTAGGTGTCGGCGTCGGCGTTGGGGAGGGCGAAATAGCAGTTCTCCAGGCGTCCGCGTTATAGTTGCTGGCTACTTCCTGGCTGGTCAGTCCGCGGTTATAGGCTCTCACGGTGGCTATGCTCCCATTATAAGGCCATGCTGCCGATGGGCTATACCTGCCTATTGTCAGATCAACGCTAGATGGTGAAGCCCCGTTGCATGTACTACTTGTGTATTTCACGCCATTGACGTACAGGCTTATCGTGCTTCCATCGTACACCGCGGTGGCCATGTACCATTTATCGGCCGTAAGCCCGGGGTTGCACTTAATGTAGGCCATGTTCTGGTTGCCGTCGTACATGAAGAAGTCCAGTGTCTTATCGCTGTTCAGCCGCATATTATATCCCTGCCCCGTGTTCGTCGAATAACCCTTACTCGCTAACGATTGGGTAGACATAAAGTTACGGGGACTGAATAGTACTTCTATGGTCATGCCGCTAGTCGGGTTAAGGCCCGGCGAATCATGGCACTGGATGTAGCTGGTGGCACCGTTGAAGCTCCTCGAGCCGGCACCGCTCGGAAGCATGACATAAGTTGCACCGTTCACAACGCCAACATTCCCGTTACCGCTCAAATCCGTCAGAGTGCTGCCGGTATCGTTCATATCATACCATAACTCTAGCCCATCCTTAACAATACCCGGACCCGGAGAAGGAGTAGGCGTAGGTGTGGGTGTGGGTGTGGGTGTGGGTGTGGGTGTAGGTGTAGGTGTGGGGGTCGATCCAGGCAGGTCGCTTATCCTGTAGAACGTCATGCCATTGTCCGACGCGTACTTGAGTATAGCTTCCAGTTTGGAGACCGGGGTAACGTAGTCGTCCGTCGTGGATGTTCCGGGTATATGCGAATAGGTCACAAGCACCTGATCATTCGCCTTTGCCCTATCCAGACCTTTCTGGAAGTCATTTAAAGGATTGCCAAAGTTATTGTCCATGCCGACTCCCCAGACAACCCTCTCACCATTGAACTTGAAATATGCCTGGTCCAGGGTTGGTACGGTAATGCCCCCACCCGTATATGTGGTTCCCCTCAGATGTGTGAAGACGTTGAGGAGGGCTGCATCGGAGACACTGTTACGATCGCCGAACGGATATGCAAAGTCGATAGGAGTAAACCCTTTAGCCTGCATAGCGGCGATAGCTGGTTGAATCTCAGTGCGGATGTAGTCGTCCATGGTGTGCCCTGCATTTAGATAGTCCGTGACGCTCACGTGACGATACCCATGGCAAGCGATCTCGTTCCCATCACTCTGTAGTGCTTTGAGCTCATTGATCTGGCTATCGCTCAGCTGGTCGAATTCTGTGACAAAGAAGGTCGCTTTGGCGTTGTACCGATTCAGCAGGTCCCGGATGCCATACCAGGCGTCCACCGACGAATCATCGAATGTGATAGCAATTCCTGCGTTATTTGAAGGAGATGGGGTCAGCGCCGAGGTTATTGTAGGCGTTGGGGTAATCGATGGACTGGAATCGGCCAGAGTGGGTAATGAAAATATCTGCCCGATAAAAATCGCTATAGCTAAAACTGTTAATATTTTTATAATTTTTTCTCGTTGATTTATATTGGAACAAAATCTCTCACCTAATTCATCAATGTTGAGGACACCTATCACTAACCGTATATTTGTCCTGGAATCCCACCTCATACTTAGAAACCCTCCTTTATTTAGACTACTCTGATTTATTCGTTAAATTTTCATGTATTTGCTAATATACAAATAATTTTATATTGCTTTATTATGTTTATGCAAATGGTAGTTGCGCTTTTTAACAACAAATCGTATACAAGGGTTAAATTGGGCATTAAGGATTAGACACGAACAACATAAAAAGGCTGGAAAGGCCAATTCAAGTGAGGCTATCACTATAGATAAAATGTCCAGCATATA encodes:
- a CDS encoding LamG-like jellyroll fold domain-containing protein gives rise to the protein MRWDSRTNIRLVIGVLNIDELGERFCSNINQREKIIKILTVLAIAIFIGQIFSLPTLADSSPSITPTPTITSALTPSPSNNAGIAITFDDSSVDAWYGIRDLLNRYNAKATFFVTEFDQLSDSQINELKALQSDGNEIACHGYRHVSVTDYLNAGHTMDDYIRTEIQPAIAAMQAKGFTPIDFAYPFGDRNSVSDAALLNVFTHLRGTTYTGGGITVPTLDQAYFKFNGERVVWGVGMDNNFGNPLNDFQKGLDRAKANDQVLVTYSHIPGTSTTDDYVTPVSKLEAILKYASDNGMTFYRISDLPGSTPTPTPTPTPTPTPTPTPTPTPSPGPGIVKDGLELWYDMNDTGSTLTDLSGNGNVGVVNGATYVMLPSGAGSRSFNGATSYIQCHDSPGLNPTSGMTIEVLFSPRNFMSTQSLASKGYSTNTGQGYNMRLNSDKTLDFFMYDGNQNMAYIKCNPGLTADKWYMATAVYDGSTISLYVNGVKYTSSTCNGASPSSVDLTIGRYSPSAAWPYNGSIATVRAYNRGLTSQEVASNYNADAWRTAISPSPTPTPTPTTTPTPTPTPTTTPTPTPTPTPTPTVTPTPDIAHEKLYYMFVNDSGNTIVDSYNIHNGTNHGTTVSTIPYPTGGAQRYFNGSTYIDSNMVTTSNSFTLRVWMNDSNLSLGYKQMVAGSWYDGGSYGGEKGFGIFTYSSQVYAVMGNADKEGVYLKTDLPSNMWFDVAITYNASTKEFIMYINGVRFKNITTNGYTPYFSNLTIGTYSPGSYQYVGYMGSVLIDDTAYTPEAILADYNATKSQYNLAPGHTEEGGVAFTFDDAYVEDWYTIVAPLFAAHNANATFYLSRPQLVTEQQKTMLLELYTAGHEIGSHSAHHTNAVDYVTSYGEQAYLNYDISPAMASIYAIGIPTPMDFAYPGGYNNAQTDALLLKDQFTSIRTSDTLLGGSYPIYYTWDNRRLHYVYDVDNLADYSTIYPLMDWAKENHVVLMLLIHDISDIPGPYKTSVSNLTALVEYADNIGLKFYRVNELVDPYFTVGITNTTYKAKEGDNVTINMKMSHAYGYPISVNVTSVDGTGHAITDYTPINEVITIPAGGTSANCVVHLKDDGENTGDKNFTIRLESGVNVTINPLMDEATITILESGNTTPTPTPTPTPTPTPTPTPTPTPTPTPTPTPTPTPTPTPTPTPTPTPTPTPTPTPTPTPTPSPTPTPTPSPGPGIVKDGLELWYDMNDTGSTLTDLSGNGNVGVVNGATYVMLPSGAGSRSFNGATSYIQCHDSPGLNPTSGMTIEVLFSPRNFMSTQSLASKGYSTNTGQGYNMRLNSDKTLDFFMYDGNQNMAYIKCNPGLTADKWYMATAVYDGSTISLYVNGVKYTSSTCNGASPSSVDLTIGRYSPSAAWPFNGSIATVRAYNRGLTSQEVADNYNTDAWRTAISPSPTPTPTPTPTPTPTPTPTPTPTPTPTPTPTPTPTPTPSPTPTPTPSPGPGIVKDGLELWYDMNDTGSTLTDLSGNGNVGVVNGATYVMLPSGAGSRSFNGATSYIQCHDSPGLNPTSGMTIEVLFSPRNFMSTQSLASKGYSTNTGQGYNMRLNSDKTLDFFMYDGNQNMAYIKCNPGLTADKWYMATAVYDGSTISLYVNGVKYTSSTCNGASPSSVDLTIGRYSPSAAWPYNGSIATVRAYNRGLTSQEVADNYNTDAWRII